TAACCTCATGGATGACGCTTGAATTTCGGCGATGACATTTGAGTCATTCACAGTTTTTTACCTTCTCCTGTCCATCAAAATATGTAGCGGAAATCTGTCTGTAACGTTCCCATGCTTGGCTGTCAGCAACCGCATATTCTACTCCAAGTGAAACAAAGACTGGTCAAAGCGGGACGGCGCTTCAACCAGTCTTTGTACGGAAACTTCGTGTTTAATGATGATTTACTTGGAAATTGACCAATCTGGACTGACGGGCCAGGCACCCATCGGGCCAAAGTATTTGCTTGGGATCTGAACTTTGCTGCTGTATACTTGCACGTTTTGATAGTTGAACAAGAAAATGACCGGCAGTTGCTCGTTGACAAACTTGTTGAATGCTTGGAACTGTTGCCCGCGACCTGCTTGGGTGAAGTCGGATGGCAGAGCCCACGTGTTGTAAATGAGTTTGTCAATTTCCGGATTCGAGTAATGTCCGTAGTTGCCGGGGTCTTGCGTTCCCCAAGTGCCACGTGGGTCGGGGTCAGGACCCATACTGTTGCCCATTAGCCACATGTCAATATTGGGATCGTTGTTCTGGAGATGGTTGACCAGGGTACTGAAGTCGATCGGGCTGTTTTCCACGACATCAAGACCAACTGCTTGTAGGTTTTGTTGAATTGCTGCTGCCTCCGTTGTTCCAGTTGCGCTTCCTGCTGTCGTGGCTAAGTGAAGTACGAGGGTTTTGCCGGTTTTCGGATCGATCCGCCATTGTCCCTTTTTCACATAGCCTGCTTGATCCAGCAGTTGTTCTGCTTTTTTCGGGTCGTACTTGTATTGGTTGAGCTGACTTGCTGGCGTACTTGCCCAACTGTAGCTGTCAGGTGTTGGCGAGTTGGTGGGGACAGCCATGCCCTGGAAGATGCCGTTGATGATTTGATCTCGATTGATTGCATAAGCGAGTGCCTGACGCACGCGCACGTCCGAGAGGTAAGGCTTTTTGTCCTCTAAGCCCAAAAATGCATACTCGGTGCTTGGCATCGTTGTTTCAGTGATGTCGGGATCCTTCTTCATTTTAATTTTGTCATTGGCAGAAATCCCGTTGATTGCAAAACTGAGTTGACCGCTCGCCATCAACCCTGGTTCTACATCAGGGCTGGTTTGTTCTAGAACAACCTTAGAAATATGCGGTTTCCCGCGCCAGTAGTTTGGATTGGCTTTAAACGTATCAATGGACTGTGAATTTGCAGAGACGGGAATGTACGCACCGGAGACGACAGTTGGCAGTTTGTTGTACTTCATATCCAGCCAATCTGAGAACGGGGTATCTTTTAAGATGTGGTATGGCAGTGGCGTAATGTTGGCCAAATCCGCCGTGATGAAGGCCGCGTCCGCCTGGCTTACATGAACTTTGAACTCTTTGTCGCTGACGATAGTGAAGCCGCCTGTTTCACCAAAGGATTTCGCCTGACCTTTGAGAATCTTCGACGCACCGACAATGTTGTCGACCAAATACCCGGCTTGACCTTGCATGTGAGGTCCGTTATACGCAGGTGAGGCCAAAAAGTCCATGTCGAGCAAAACGTCCTTCGACACGATAGGTTGGCCATCGGACCAATTTGCGTTCGGTTGGAGCCAGCAGGTTATGGTCTTGTGGTCGCTCGAATACTGATACTTTTGAACCAACCAAGGAACGAGTTGAAGTTTGTTGTTCACGTTGAGCAGCGGATCGAATGAAAGTTGTGTCATTGCAGCCGTGTAACCACTTGAATCCAAGTTTGGAATGAATTCATCGTTCCACTTGGTACCCTGTGCAACGGTAAGCGTACCACCGTCTGCAGGTGAGCTGTCGGCCTTTGACGACGATCCGTTGTTTGACGTTGCCGCACTGTTGTCGGCACAGCCAGCGAGTAAGAGCGCGGACGCGGCAACGACTGAAGTCGCTGTCAGCCATCCTTTAGCTTTTGCCATATAGACTGATCCCCCTATGTTTAAACATCGTATCTCTGTCCGCGGATTCCATAGCTTTTGTATGATAAGCGGACCGTTTGCTCTTCTACTGAACTCTTCATCGGATTGACTTAGTGCCCATCGAGCAAATGTGCATAAAACACATCGGCTTTATCGGTTATATGGCATTTTGCGGAGACGTCAACTTGATTTGGATATTTAAAATATCACATTGGTCTCATCGATCGGCGTTTGGATGGCCAGGTCGCACTGTTCTTCGAAGGGCTTAAATATGTGTTTGACATGTTTTATGGCCAAAAGTTATCATAATTTTATAATACGAAACATAGTTTCAAATATGAAATATAAGCATGCAAACCACTATACAGGATGCTTCCGGCCTGGCCGTATGCCGAAGAAAATTACGAGCGGAGGGAATGGATACATGACATACGATACGCTGCTTGTCGAACGTCGCGACGGCGTCGCGACAGTGACTATCAACAGGCCGGAGGTGCGCAACGCACTGTCCGCAGAAGTGGTGCGCGAGCTGCGCCAGATCCTGGGCGAGATCGCAATGGATGAAGCCGTACGTGTTGTTGTTCTCACCGGCGCAGGAGAAAAATCATTCGCCGCAGGTGCGGATATCAGCCAATTGTGGGATCGGACATTTGCTGACGCTTTGCGGGGGGAAATGCAACGCCTGTACGACGACATCGAGGATTATGAAAAACCAACTGTAGCGGCGGTGAACGGTTATGCACTGGGTGGGGGATGTGAGCTCGCCATGGCGTGCGATGTTCGCGTCGCCGCGGAGAACGCAAAGTTCGGATTGCCCGAACTGAACTTGGGGATTATCCCGGGCGCAGGCGGCACACAGCGTCTCGCACGTCTCGTTGGAAAGGGGCGTGCGCTGGAGATGATTCTCACAGGCCGCATGGTGGACGCGCGTGAAGCAGAACGAATTGGCTTGGTTTCCCACGTGACGGACGCGAGTGGACTTCTGGAAAAGGCACATGGCGTCGCGTCATCGATGATGGGGAAAGGACCAGTTGCGCTGCGTCTGGCTCGGATGGCTGTCAAGGCGGGATTGGAGACAGACCAACGGACAGGTCTCTTGATTGAGCGCTTGGCTCAAGCCGTTCTCTTCTCAACGGACGACAAAGTGGAGGGAACGTCCGCATTCCTGGAAAAGCGGACACCAAATTTTCAGGGTCGGTGAGTGTGGTTCGTTAGTCAGTAGCACACATGATGAGGAGGACGAATAGATGGCAAACGAAATTCGGAATTTGACCGTCGTTGGGTCTGGGGCGATGGGTTCACAGATCGCCATGGTCTGTGCCCTAGCTGGGCTCACTGTACATCTTGTGGATGTGGACGAGGCAGCGCTGGAGCGGGCTGAAGGCAATTTGAGTGGGTTGATGAAGAAGCGGATCGAGAAAGGGCGGCTCACAGAAGCGGCTGTACAGGGTGCATTTTCCCGGCTCACGTTTACGCCGGACTTAGCGAAAACGGTTTCTGGCACGGACTTTGTCATAGAGGCCATCGTTGAAAAGTTGGATGCAAAGCAAGATTTGTTCCGCAAACTAGATTCCTTGACACCGGCCCACACGATTCTCGCTACCAACAGTTCAACCATTGTCAGTTCCAAACTTGCAGAGGTGACCAATCGGCCTGACAAAGTATGCAACATGCACTTTTTCAACCCGGCCCTGGTCATGCAATTGGTCGAAGTGGTCCGCAACCCTGAAACGTCGCAGGCCACGGTCGATACGACGGTCGATCTCGTTCGCACCCTCGGCAAGACACCAGTCGTTCTCAACAAAGAGATCTCGGGATTTCTTGCCAATCGCATTCTCGGGAAGGTCATGGACGAAGCCATCGACCTGTACGAGGCGGGCATTGCCTCTCCAGAAGAGATTGATTTGGCCGTGACGAAGGGATTGAATCATCCCATTGGGCCGTTTGCTCTCATGGACTTGACCGGGATCGATGTGAATTACTACGTGCGGCTGGAGCGTTATAACGAGACAGGGGATGAACGAGACAAGCCGCGCAAGAGCATCGTTGAAAAGTTCGAGAAGGGAGAATTGGGACGCAAGACCGGCAAGGGTTGGTACGAGTATGAAGCAGGAGGCGAGAAGCGTGGACTTTAATCTACCAGAAGAACTTCTATTGATGAAGGAAACCATCCGCGAATTTATTGAAAATGAAGTTGAACCTGTCGCCATGCAAATTGAGGAGGAGGACCACGTTCCGGATGCCATCCTCGACAAATCAAAGAAGCTGGGCTTATTCGGATTGAGTATTCCCGAAGAGTACGGCGGTATGGGCCTGTCGATGCTCGGCAAGTGTGCTCTATTTGAAGAGATGGGAAAGACCATCAACGGTTATACGACGATTATCGGCGCACACAACGGCATTGGCTCCGTCGGCATCGTGGATTTGGCGAACGACGAGCAAAAACGGCGCTATCTGCCGAAAATGGCGACCGGCGAGTGGCTCGGGGCGTTTGCTTTGACGGAGCCACAGGCGGGATCGAATGCGGCGGCGCTGACAACCACAGCCGTCAAGAAGGGTGACAGGTACATCCTCAACGGTCAGAAAATCTACATCACGAACGCTCCGTATGCGAAAGTGTTCACGGTCATGGCCGTCACCGATCCGGCGAAGGGCGCGAAAGGCATCACATCGTTTATTGTCGAGCGAGACTTCCCCGGATTTCACGTGGGCAGCATCGAGAAGAAAATGGGCCTGCACGGCTCGCACACTGCGCAGCTATACTTTGAGGACCTTGAAGTGCCGGAAGAGAACGTGCTTGGAACGGAAGGTTCGGGCTATGTCAACGCCTTGAAGATCCTCGCCAACGGACGAGCTGGACTGGCGGCGCGTTGCCTGGGATCGTCGCAGTACTTGTTGGACCGATCCATTCGCTACGCAGCGGAACGCGAACAGTTTGGGCATCCCATCCTGGACCAGCAAGTGATCCAGCACTACTTAGCCGACATGGCCCTCGAAATTGAAACGCTGCGCTGGATGATGTACCGTGTGGCGTGGATGACTGACCAAGGTATGAATGTCATTAAGGAAGCGGCTATGCTGAAGTTGTACGGATCGGAAGTGTATAATCGGGTTGCTGACAAAGCTGTCCAAATTCACGGGGGCGTGGGCTACATCGCGGAGTACCCAATTGAGCGCTTCTATCGGGACGCACGCATCACGCGCATCTATGAGGGCACATCGGAAATTCAGAAAAACATTATTGTTTCACAATTGCGCAAGGAGTACGGGCTGAAATAGGGTAATCTTGTGAACGTTAGTCGAAGGGGGGCAGTGCGAATGGACTATCATGTTCCGTCGGTTGAATTGGCGGCGAAAATTCTCAAGCTGCTCAGCCGGTACAAATACAAAGCCTGCTCGCTTACGGAAATTGCAGCCAAACTCGAGATGAACAAAACAACCTGCTTACGCGTCTTGCGGACGCTTGAGCGGGAGGACTTCATCCGCTATGACGGAGAGACGCGCAAGTATAGCCTTGGACCGTACTTGATACCCCTTGGCAACCGGGCATCCGAACTGGTCGATCTCGTCTCCTCCGCCATCACCGAGTTGCCCACCATCGCCGAGCAAACCGGCTTCACATGTGTGCTCGTCGAAAGGCTTCGGAATGGCAAGCTGATATACATTGCCTCTGCCGAGCCACCACGGGAGGACGTGCGCATCACCGTCTCAGTTGGCCAGCAGTTTCCGGACATCGGCGCCGCATTTGGCCGCTGTTTTCTCGCTTACGACGACGAAGCACGGTGGCATGAACTGATTGCCAAGGGGCTTCCCCGGTATACGGATGACACGGTTGTTGACGGCAATGTGTTTCTGGAGCGGCTTCGCGACACACGTCAGTTGGGTTACACCGTATCCCACGGGGAGTTAACACCTGGGTTTTCGTCTATCGCGGTCCCGATTTTCAACAAATTTGGGACCGTCGAACTTGTATTAGCCGGTTTGATGGTGACATCGCAGATTTCGGAAGAGATCGAAACAAGGACGGTGCGCGTTCTCCTAGATGCATCGGAGAGACTGTCGGAATGGTACGGCTATCAGCGCCGTGCGCCGATGGAGCGGCGAGTATGACCGTGCGCCCAGCAGACGCCGGTTCGGTTCCTAATGCCATTAATGCCCTGGGCACCGGCTTCAAGACTTCTTGGGACGGAAACACACACACCTGGTCGATTACGGCTCCCAGCGTTGACGCATCGAAAATCGCAGGTGGCGTCGGTACAGGTAACACGAGCATCGTCATCAACGGTGTCACCGTGAAGAAAATCAACACCTTCTCCCATCTCGATCCCGCCGGCGGCAAGAACGCCGTTCAAACCACGTACTTTCCACTTCTACGAAAATGAAATTCTAGCTGCTATTGGCGTAAATGGTAGCTGGGACGCTTCGCAAGGTCTGAATATCTCTGCACCCGTTGCAAAATTCGGTGTGAAGAATGTCACTCCAGTAGATGCCAAGCACGTCGTTGTAAACTTCACACGCCCGGTTGATAAGACCTCTGCGTCGCTCACGTCCAATTATTCACTATCCGGCGATGCCGCGATCACTTCGGCAACTGTGAGCGCTGACGGACAATCCGTCACGTTGACCTTGGGTACGGCTCTCTCGAACGACAAGGGTTTCGCGCTCACCATTAGCAAGGGGCTCAAAGATACAGCAGGAGATACTTTGGCATCTGATACGGACTCCGTAACGGGTTTCTACTTTGCGGATCACACAGCACCGACCATCGCGTCGATCTCGGCAGCGGCAAACGGCGATTTGAAAGTACAGTACAGTGAACCGTTGTCTGAGGGTGTGACACCGACGATCGTGATCGACGGGAGCAAAGTGGACTCGGGAATCAGCGTTTCGGGCAACACGGTGACTGTGTCC
This is a stretch of genomic DNA from Alicyclobacillus dauci. It encodes these proteins:
- a CDS encoding acyl-CoA dehydrogenase family protein; its protein translation is MDFNLPEELLLMKETIREFIENEVEPVAMQIEEEDHVPDAILDKSKKLGLFGLSIPEEYGGMGLSMLGKCALFEEMGKTINGYTTIIGAHNGIGSVGIVDLANDEQKRRYLPKMATGEWLGAFALTEPQAGSNAAALTTTAVKKGDRYILNGQKIYITNAPYAKVFTVMAVTDPAKGAKGITSFIVERDFPGFHVGSIEKKMGLHGSHTAQLYFEDLEVPEENVLGTEGSGYVNALKILANGRAGLAARCLGSSQYLLDRSIRYAAEREQFGHPILDQQVIQHYLADMALEIETLRWMMYRVAWMTDQGMNVIKEAAMLKLYGSEVYNRVADKAVQIHGGVGYIAEYPIERFYRDARITRIYEGTSEIQKNIIVSQLRKEYGLK
- a CDS encoding ABC transporter substrate-binding protein, with amino-acid sequence MAKAKGWLTATSVVAASALLLAGCADNSAATSNNGSSSKADSSPADGGTLTVAQGTKWNDEFIPNLDSSGYTAAMTQLSFDPLLNVNNKLQLVPWLVQKYQYSSDHKTITCWLQPNANWSDGQPIVSKDVLLDMDFLASPAYNGPHMQGQAGYLVDNIVGASKILKGQAKSFGETGGFTIVSDKEFKVHVSQADAAFITADLANITPLPYHILKDTPFSDWLDMKYNKLPTVVSGAYIPVSANSQSIDTFKANPNYWRGKPHISKVVLEQTSPDVEPGLMASGQLSFAINGISANDKIKMKKDPDITETTMPSTEYAFLGLEDKKPYLSDVRVRQALAYAINRDQIINGIFQGMAVPTNSPTPDSYSWASTPASQLNQYKYDPKKAEQLLDQAGYVKKGQWRIDPKTGKTLVLHLATTAGSATGTTEAAAIQQNLQAVGLDVVENSPIDFSTLVNHLQNNDPNIDMWLMGNSMGPDPDPRGTWGTQDPGNYGHYSNPEIDKLIYNTWALPSDFTQAGRGQQFQAFNKFVNEQLPVIFLFNYQNVQVYSSKVQIPSKYFGPMGAWPVSPDWSISK
- a CDS encoding 3-hydroxyacyl-CoA dehydrogenase family protein, giving the protein MANEIRNLTVVGSGAMGSQIAMVCALAGLTVHLVDVDEAALERAEGNLSGLMKKRIEKGRLTEAAVQGAFSRLTFTPDLAKTVSGTDFVIEAIVEKLDAKQDLFRKLDSLTPAHTILATNSSTIVSSKLAEVTNRPDKVCNMHFFNPALVMQLVEVVRNPETSQATVDTTVDLVRTLGKTPVVLNKEISGFLANRILGKVMDEAIDLYEAGIASPEEIDLAVTKGLNHPIGPFALMDLTGIDVNYYVRLERYNETGDERDKPRKSIVEKFEKGELGRKTGKGWYEYEAGGEKRGL
- a CDS encoding enoyl-CoA hydratase/isomerase family protein; its protein translation is MTYDTLLVERRDGVATVTINRPEVRNALSAEVVRELRQILGEIAMDEAVRVVVLTGAGEKSFAAGADISQLWDRTFADALRGEMQRLYDDIEDYEKPTVAAVNGYALGGGCELAMACDVRVAAENAKFGLPELNLGIIPGAGGTQRLARLVGKGRALEMILTGRMVDAREAERIGLVSHVTDASGLLEKAHGVASSMMGKGPVALRLARMAVKAGLETDQRTGLLIERLAQAVLFSTDDKVEGTSAFLEKRTPNFQGR
- a CDS encoding IclR family transcriptional regulator; this encodes MDYHVPSVELAAKILKLLSRYKYKACSLTEIAAKLEMNKTTCLRVLRTLEREDFIRYDGETRKYSLGPYLIPLGNRASELVDLVSSAITELPTIAEQTGFTCVLVERLRNGKLIYIASAEPPREDVRITVSVGQQFPDIGAAFGRCFLAYDDEARWHELIAKGLPRYTDDTVVDGNVFLERLRDTRQLGYTVSHGELTPGFSSIAVPIFNKFGTVELVLAGLMVTSQISEEIETRTVRVLLDASERLSEWYGYQRRAPMERRV